From Sediminibacterium sp. TEGAF015, a single genomic window includes:
- a CDS encoding type 1 glutamine amidotransferase, which yields MESTENNTIRVAILDLYEGQANEGMRCIRTILADWSIANHQPIEIREFDVRLNLEVPSLDFDIYISSGGPGSPLETEGNAWEEKYFGWVEKLREWNNGSAFPKKHAFFICHSFQLFCRYFKLGNVCKRRSTSFGVFPVHQMEDGHAEKVFAGLNDPFYCVDSRDYQVIEPNHDKINEMGGSILAIEKNRPHVPLERAVMAIRFSEYFIGTQFHPEADAHGMAMYLQREDKKKVVIDAHGEEKWKSMVEQLLDPGKIMWTYQHILPNFLTEASRELILH from the coding sequence ATGGAAAGCACCGAAAACAATACCATAAGAGTTGCGATCCTTGACTTATATGAAGGGCAGGCTAATGAGGGAATGCGTTGTATCAGAACCATTCTTGCCGATTGGAGCATAGCCAATCATCAGCCCATTGAGATAAGGGAATTTGATGTCCGTTTAAACTTGGAAGTACCAAGCCTTGACTTTGATATTTATATCTCTAGTGGAGGTCCCGGATCCCCTTTGGAAACGGAAGGCAATGCATGGGAAGAAAAATATTTTGGTTGGGTAGAGAAACTGAGAGAATGGAATAATGGATCAGCATTCCCCAAAAAGCATGCTTTTTTTATCTGCCATAGTTTTCAATTGTTCTGCCGCTATTTTAAGTTGGGAAATGTTTGCAAAAGAAGGTCAACCTCTTTTGGCGTATTCCCTGTACATCAGATGGAAGACGGACATGCTGAAAAGGTTTTTGCAGGTTTAAATGATCCTTTTTACTGTGTAGACAGTAGGGATTATCAGGTTATTGAACCCAATCATGATAAAATAAATGAGATGGGAGGATCCATACTGGCTATTGAAAAAAATCGCCCTCACGTTCCATTGGAGCGTGCTGTAATGGCTATTCGTTTTAGCGAATACTTTATAGGCACTCAATTTCATCCCGAGGCCGATGCTCACGGGATGGCCATGTATTTGCAACGAGAAGACAAGAAAAAAGTAGTGATTGATGCCCATGGAGAAGAAAAATGGAAAAGCATGGTGGAACAATTGCTTGATCCGGGAAAAATCATGTGGACATACCAGCATATTCTTCCTAACTTTCTTACAGAAGCCTCCAGAGAATTGATTCTTCATTAA
- a CDS encoding ATP-grasp domain-containing protein, with protein sequence MVPAIRKKFNEQFSNEKYQLFLDTLNEKFPGAIEFRVAETPVFINKELKHKILSACESIVDILLDPDFKEKSQRAIPKDLKVPNENGHTHFIAFDFGICENENGEIEPQLIEMQGFPTLFGYQVWHDQVMRKCYDIPKNYSTYFNQLNADSYTHLLKEIIVGNCLPEEVILLEILPHKQKTKIDFYFTEAITGISVVCLTELIKEGSQLYYLKNDKKIRIKRIYNRIIFDDLQQQDAIIQEKGQILFEQLDVEWIPHPNWFYRISKYTLPFIHHPYVPQTWFLNEIKQLPEDLENYVLKPLFSFAGQGVVIDVTAEDIAAVSEPENWILQRKVNYAALIETPNEPAKAEIRIFYFWKEGEKRPIATNNLARLSKGKMIGVRYNQDKDWVGGSLAYFEEDAL encoded by the coding sequence ATGGTCCCTGCCATCAGAAAAAAGTTCAATGAACAATTCAGCAATGAAAAGTACCAGCTGTTTCTGGATACTTTAAATGAGAAATTTCCGGGAGCTATTGAGTTCAGGGTGGCCGAAACTCCTGTCTTTATTAACAAGGAATTAAAACATAAAATTCTCTCTGCCTGTGAGTCTATTGTAGATATTTTATTAGACCCCGATTTTAAGGAAAAGAGTCAAAGAGCCATTCCAAAGGACCTGAAAGTCCCGAATGAAAATGGACATACACATTTCATAGCTTTCGACTTCGGTATCTGTGAAAATGAGAATGGAGAAATAGAACCTCAGCTAATTGAAATGCAGGGATTTCCAACCTTGTTTGGATATCAGGTTTGGCACGATCAGGTGATGCGTAAATGTTACGATATACCCAAAAATTACAGTACTTATTTTAATCAGTTAAATGCAGACTCTTATACGCATTTGCTGAAAGAAATTATTGTAGGGAATTGTTTACCAGAGGAAGTTATTTTACTCGAAATCCTCCCGCACAAACAAAAAACAAAAATTGACTTCTATTTTACAGAAGCCATAACAGGTATATCTGTCGTTTGTCTTACTGAATTAATTAAAGAAGGTAGTCAGTTGTACTATCTGAAAAACGACAAAAAAATTCGCATCAAAAGAATCTATAACCGCATCATATTTGATGATTTGCAGCAACAGGATGCAATCATTCAGGAAAAGGGACAAATTCTTTTTGAACAGTTGGATGTAGAATGGATTCCGCATCCCAACTGGTTTTACAGAATCAGTAAATATACGCTGCCTTTTATTCATCATCCTTATGTTCCACAAACCTGGTTTCTGAATGAGATCAAACAACTTCCTGAAGATCTTGAAAATTATGTACTGAAGCCTTTGTTTTCCTTTGCAGGTCAGGGAGTAGTAATTGATGTAACGGCCGAAGATATTGCTGCCGTTAGCGAACCTGAAAACTGGATTTTACAAAGAAAAGTGAATTACGCTGCACTTATAGAAACCCCTAATGAACCTGCAAAAGCAGAAATTAGAATTTTTTATTTCTGGAAAGAGGGAGAAAAACGACCGATAGCTACTAATAATCTGGCAAGATTAAGCAAGGGGAAAATGATTGGTGTAAGGTACAATCAGGATAAGGATTGGGTAGGTGGAAGTCTTGCTTATTTTGAAGAAGACGCTTTATAA
- a CDS encoding chorismate synthase: MNAFGRIFTMQIFGESHGASVGLVIDGCPAGLPLNVEDFLVDTERRKGGIQKGTTPRKEDDLPIFKSGIFNGKTTGAPIAIFFENNNTKSQDYEKHRAVPRPGHADFTAHHKYRGYEDFRGGGHFSGRLTVCLVAAGVIAKKLLSHHGIQVKAAIESIAGLPDMEAGLQKAIDAKDSVGGIVGCCASGLPIGLGEHFFDSVESLISHAVFAIPAVKGIEFGAGFAAAAMLGTEHNDAIIDASGKTKTNHAGGIVGGITNGNDLYFRIAIKPTSSTPKEQFSLNWESNEMEAFSIKGRHDLCIALRVPVVLEAVTAMVLTDLMLLEQKMKRTI, from the coding sequence GTGAACGCTTTTGGCAGAATCTTTACAATGCAGATTTTTGGGGAGTCCCATGGGGCTTCTGTAGGACTCGTAATAGATGGATGTCCGGCGGGTTTACCCCTAAACGTAGAAGATTTCTTAGTGGATACAGAACGAAGAAAAGGAGGGATTCAGAAAGGGACGACTCCCCGGAAGGAAGACGATCTGCCCATATTCAAGTCTGGTATTTTCAATGGAAAAACAACTGGTGCACCAATAGCCATATTTTTTGAAAACAACAATACCAAGAGTCAGGATTATGAAAAGCACCGAGCTGTTCCCCGACCCGGACATGCAGATTTTACAGCACATCATAAATACAGAGGCTACGAAGATTTTAGGGGAGGAGGACATTTCAGCGGTCGTTTGACGGTTTGTTTGGTAGCAGCTGGTGTGATTGCCAAAAAATTATTAAGTCATCACGGAATTCAGGTAAAAGCTGCAATTGAAAGTATTGCTGGTTTGCCAGATATGGAAGCTGGATTGCAAAAAGCGATTGACGCCAAAGACAGTGTGGGGGGGATTGTTGGTTGTTGTGCATCAGGTTTGCCGATTGGATTGGGGGAACATTTTTTTGACTCAGTTGAGTCTTTGATCAGTCATGCGGTATTTGCTATACCTGCTGTAAAGGGCATTGAGTTTGGTGCTGGATTTGCTGCAGCTGCTATGTTGGGAACAGAGCACAATGATGCAATTATAGATGCTTCGGGTAAAACAAAAACTAATCACGCCGGTGGAATAGTAGGGGGTATTACCAATGGGAATGACTTGTATTTCAGAATTGCCATTAAGCCTACATCTTCTACGCCAAAAGAACAATTTTCTTTAAATTGGGAATCCAATGAAATGGAAGCGTTTTCCATAAAGGGGAGGCACGACTTGTGCATAGCGCTTAGGGTTCCGGTTGTATTGGAAGCGGTTACGGCAATGGTGTTGACCGACTTGATGCTTTTAGAACAAAAAATGAAAAGAACGATCTAA
- a CDS encoding OmpA family protein produces the protein MKKFLFSLIAVGLATASFAQTPVSYKKRASLGVGVFLNDMYTADKISKSSLSRVMQSGGFTPIKEMSLGLNVQYFEGITDHVDFMAGLYGTYSKYPFYYRTGVPQSVRSLFLLEADANVNVKMLTDKYAVVPYLTFGVGASMYNGTYFAAQGNTGLGLQVNLGNETFLNTQMLYRAGISELAVNHTAYSIGIASPISDKPAPVKVAPPPPPAPAPAPVDTDKDGINDKDDKCPTVAGVAKYNGCPVPDTDKDGINDENDKCPTVAGIAKYNGCPIPDTDKDGVNDEEDKCPSVPGLARYQGCPIPDTDGDGVNDEEDKCPSIKGARENNGCPELKATYNFDNKKVQFLSGSAVLTKASKVELNKVVKALNENPTLKLMVEGHTDATGSDKINQPLSLKRANAVKAYLVAQKIDAARLTAEGFGSSQPIADNKTAKGKAMNRRVDFKVQE, from the coding sequence ATGAAGAAATTTCTATTTTCTTTGATAGCTGTTGGTTTGGCAACTGCTTCTTTTGCACAAACTCCTGTTAGCTATAAGAAGAGAGCTAGCCTTGGAGTAGGTGTTTTCCTAAATGATATGTACACCGCTGACAAAATTAGCAAATCATCTTTGTCAAGAGTAATGCAGAGTGGTGGCTTTACTCCCATTAAAGAAATGTCACTAGGATTGAATGTGCAATACTTTGAAGGGATTACCGACCATGTTGATTTCATGGCTGGATTGTATGGTACTTATTCTAAGTATCCTTTCTATTACAGAACTGGTGTTCCTCAGTCTGTAAGATCTTTATTCCTTTTAGAAGCTGATGCGAATGTGAATGTAAAAATGCTGACTGACAAATACGCAGTGGTACCTTACCTAACATTTGGTGTTGGTGCTTCTATGTATAACGGCACTTATTTTGCTGCTCAAGGTAATACTGGTTTAGGTTTACAGGTTAATCTTGGAAACGAGACTTTCCTGAATACACAAATGTTGTATCGTGCTGGTATTTCTGAATTAGCAGTTAATCACACTGCATATTCTATTGGAATAGCTTCTCCAATCAGCGATAAGCCAGCTCCTGTAAAAGTAGCTCCTCCGCCTCCTCCAGCTCCGGCTCCTGCTCCTGTTGATACAGATAAGGACGGAATTAACGATAAGGATGATAAGTGTCCTACTGTTGCAGGTGTTGCTAAGTATAATGGTTGTCCTGTACCTGATACAGATAAAGACGGTATCAATGATGAAAATGATAAGTGTCCTACTGTTGCTGGTATTGCTAAATACAATGGTTGTCCAATTCCTGATACAGATAAAGACGGTGTTAACGATGAAGAAGATAAGTGTCCTTCTGTTCCAGGTTTAGCACGTTACCAAGGTTGTCCAATTCCTGATACTGACGGTGATGGTGTTAACGATGAAGAAGACAAGTGTCCTAGCATTAAAGGCGCTCGTGAAAACAACGGTTGTCCTGAATTAAAAGCTACTTACAATTTTGATAACAAGAAAGTACAATTCTTGTCTGGATCTGCGGTATTAACCAAAGCTTCTAAGGTTGAATTGAACAAAGTTGTAAAAGCGTTGAACGAAAACCCAACTTTGAAATTGATGGTAGAAGGTCATACAGATGCTACTGGTAGTGACAAAATCAATCAGCCACTTTCATTAAAGCGTGCGAATGCAGTAAAAGCTTACTTAGTAGCTCAAAAAATTGATGCTGCCAGATTAACTGCCGAAGGTTTCGGAAGCAGTCAGCCAATTGCAGATAACAAAACAGCAAAGGGTAAGGCAATGAACAGAAGAGTAGACTTTAAAGTACAGGAGTAA
- the aroB gene encoding 3-dehydroquinate synthase, which produces MQKKRILFSGSQTDFYFDAPFDVLEKIVSREKAVIITDENLLKAHQRKLKGYNTIVLKPGEQYKVQQTVDMIVDQLIAMGANRQTTLIGFGGGVVTDITGYVAGIFMRGVKVGYIPSSLLAMVDAAIGGKNGIDVGVYKNMVGLIRQPSFLIYDYSLLKTLPLKEWQNGFAEIIKHACIKDSKMFAELSQQSIAKYRKQPLLLGQLIRRNAFIKIKVVQGDEFETGERKLLNFGHTLGHAIENMYELSHGEAISIGMTYATLMSQQLMLLRSGEEIIQLLHRYGLPTVASFDAEKAFKVLLKDKKRADDTIQYILLKKVGKGIVQPLRIEQLKAIFKQF; this is translated from the coding sequence ATGCAGAAGAAGCGAATTCTTTTTTCAGGAAGTCAGACTGATTTTTATTTTGATGCGCCTTTTGATGTGCTGGAAAAAATCGTGTCAAGAGAAAAGGCTGTTATTATAACCGATGAAAATCTGTTAAAAGCGCATCAGCGAAAACTAAAGGGCTATAATACTATTGTATTAAAACCCGGCGAACAATATAAAGTTCAGCAAACTGTTGACATGATTGTTGATCAGTTGATAGCGATGGGTGCCAATCGTCAGACAACGCTGATTGGGTTTGGGGGAGGTGTTGTTACCGATATTACAGGATATGTAGCAGGGATATTTATGCGCGGTGTAAAAGTTGGCTATATCCCCAGCTCATTACTGGCCATGGTAGACGCAGCCATCGGAGGCAAAAATGGAATTGATGTAGGGGTGTATAAAAACATGGTGGGTCTGATTCGTCAACCCTCATTTTTAATTTATGATTACAGCCTTTTAAAAACACTACCCTTAAAAGAGTGGCAGAATGGATTTGCAGAAATCATTAAACATGCCTGCATTAAAGATTCGAAAATGTTTGCGGAGCTTTCTCAGCAATCTATTGCAAAATACAGAAAACAGCCATTATTATTAGGACAGCTAATCAGACGCAATGCATTCATAAAAATAAAAGTGGTACAGGGAGATGAGTTTGAAACCGGTGAAAGAAAGCTTTTGAATTTTGGTCATACACTAGGACATGCTATCGAAAATATGTATGAGTTAAGTCATGGTGAAGCCATTAGTATTGGGATGACCTATGCCACATTGATGTCTCAACAGTTAATGTTGCTCAGATCAGGTGAAGAAATCATTCAATTACTACATCGTTATGGCTTGCCAACTGTTGCAAGTTTTGATGCTGAGAAGGCATTCAAAGTACTTTTGAAGGATAAGAAAAGAGCTGATGATACCATTCAATATATACTACTGAAGAAAGTTGGTAAAGGGATTGTACAACCCCTGCGTATTGAACAATTGAAAGCCATTTTTAAACAATTTTAA
- a CDS encoding septal ring lytic transglycosylase RlpA family protein, whose protein sequence is MRLILILLLSFGSLGTLNAQTVQDSVLFNPPMPDSLLWAVDSALKANANLVYTGKIVTGKASYYSTRFDGIKTATGERFSSKAFTGASNNLPLGTWVKVTNLHNDKWVVVRINDKMHPRMKKKGRVIDVSRIAAQKLEFLSRGIAKVKLEVVEPPIPKNN, encoded by the coding sequence ATGCGTCTAATACTTATTTTACTATTGTCTTTTGGGTCCTTAGGTACCCTGAATGCACAGACTGTTCAGGACAGCGTCCTGTTTAATCCCCCTATGCCCGATAGTTTACTTTGGGCAGTAGACAGTGCGTTAAAAGCCAATGCCAATCTAGTTTATACCGGAAAAATTGTAACCGGTAAAGCCAGCTATTACAGTACCCGTTTTGATGGTATTAAAACTGCCACAGGGGAGAGATTCAGCAGTAAAGCCTTTACTGGCGCAAGTAATAATTTGCCTTTAGGTACCTGGGTTAAAGTGACCAACCTGCACAATGACAAGTGGGTGGTTGTTAGAATTAATGATAAAATGCACCCAAGAATGAAAAAAAAGGGTAGGGTAATAGATGTTTCCCGCATTGCTGCTCAAAAATTGGAATTTCTGAGCCGTGGTATCGCCAAAGTGAAGCTTGAAGTGGTGGAGCCTCCAATACCAAAAAATAATTAA
- the miaE gene encoding tRNA-(ms[2]io[6]A)-hydroxylase — protein sequence MEKSLSEHTRNILGLQLPTDPRWVNLAEISLEAILTDHAYCEQKAALTCISYIQRYSDKKELVEALSPIVTEEWGHFRAVLAEINKRGLTLGKQRKDEYVNQLLIFQKKGGHIEDRLLDQLLTMALIEARSCERFKRLSEGLDDAYMRKFYRRFMESEAGHYTLFIKLAELYIPKAKVRARWKEWLAHEIEIMQHLEIRGDRIH from the coding sequence ATGGAGAAAAGTTTATCTGAACATACCAGAAATATTCTGGGACTACAACTACCCACAGATCCAAGATGGGTAAACCTTGCAGAGATATCACTGGAAGCTATCCTAACAGATCACGCCTACTGTGAGCAGAAAGCAGCATTAACCTGCATTTCTTATATACAAAGGTATTCTGATAAAAAGGAACTGGTGGAAGCACTCTCTCCAATTGTTACAGAGGAGTGGGGACATTTCAGAGCTGTACTCGCAGAAATTAACAAACGAGGGCTAACATTGGGCAAGCAAAGAAAAGATGAATATGTAAATCAATTATTGATTTTTCAGAAAAAGGGAGGCCATATTGAAGACCGGCTTTTGGATCAACTACTAACCATGGCATTAATTGAAGCCAGAAGCTGCGAAAGATTCAAAAGATTAAGCGAAGGCCTGGACGATGCCTATATGCGCAAGTTCTACCGAAGATTCATGGAAAGTGAAGCTGGTCACTATACCCTATTTATAAAGCTGGCGGAACTATATATACCTAAAGCCAAAGTAAGAGCCCGATGGAAAGAATGGCTGGCGCATGAAATTGAAATTATGCAACACCTGGAAATCAGGGGCGACAGAATTCATTGA
- the aroA gene encoding 3-phosphoshikimate 1-carboxyvinyltransferase, translated as MIVRVHPSSVKGNIQANASKSCMQRACAAALLHVGKTEIINPGNSFDDQAAIDIIQKLGAKISWLENGSMLVESGGIAPLSNTIHCGESGLSIRMFTPIAALSQQQLTINGSGSLLKRPMHFFDEVMPQLGVDTISHDGFLPLQIQGPLIPANITIDGSLSSQFLTGLLMAFAAAGANTISITVLDLKSKPYIDLTLEVLEAFGVSIINHNYQQFEFTGKGFSQEKSNLQYKVEGDWSGAAFLLVAGAIAGGLTVKGLNVFSTQADKKILQALSDAGVGLSIQEHQIDVRPLPLKAFHFDATDCPDLFPPLVALAAYCEGTTVIEGVSRLQHKESNRAMSLQSEFAKLGVEIQLQDDLMIVKGMQEGTQLHPLKAATVHSHHDHRIAMATAVAALKATGPVTIEAADAINKSYPDFFMHLQQLSVDLNITEN; from the coding sequence ATGATTGTTAGGGTTCATCCATCTTCAGTAAAGGGGAATATTCAGGCCAATGCCAGTAAGAGCTGTATGCAGCGTGCTTGCGCTGCAGCGTTATTGCATGTTGGCAAAACGGAAATAATTAATCCAGGAAATAGTTTTGATGATCAGGCAGCCATCGATATCATTCAAAAATTAGGAGCAAAGATCAGCTGGTTGGAAAATGGATCAATGCTTGTGGAATCCGGTGGGATTGCTCCCTTATCTAATACTATTCATTGCGGTGAAAGTGGATTGAGTATCCGGATGTTTACCCCTATTGCGGCACTGAGTCAGCAACAACTTACCATTAATGGTTCAGGTAGTTTGCTGAAACGTCCCATGCATTTTTTTGATGAAGTAATGCCGCAGCTGGGTGTTGATACAATATCCCATGATGGATTTTTGCCTTTACAAATTCAGGGGCCGTTGATTCCCGCTAATATAACCATTGATGGTTCTTTGAGTTCGCAGTTTTTAACCGGGTTGTTGATGGCTTTTGCAGCAGCAGGAGCCAATACGATTAGTATAACTGTACTCGATTTAAAAAGTAAACCTTATATAGATCTTACACTGGAAGTCTTGGAAGCTTTTGGTGTTAGCATTATCAATCATAACTATCAGCAATTTGAGTTCACAGGAAAAGGTTTTTCGCAGGAAAAATCAAATTTGCAATATAAGGTAGAGGGAGATTGGAGTGGTGCTGCCTTTTTATTGGTAGCAGGAGCAATTGCCGGTGGTTTAACGGTGAAAGGGCTGAATGTTTTTTCTACCCAAGCGGATAAAAAAATCCTACAGGCGCTTTCGGATGCCGGTGTTGGACTTTCTATACAAGAACATCAGATTGATGTAAGACCGCTGCCGTTAAAAGCATTTCATTTTGATGCAACCGATTGTCCCGATTTATTCCCCCCACTGGTAGCTTTAGCTGCTTATTGTGAAGGAACTACAGTGATTGAAGGAGTAAGCCGATTGCAACACAAAGAAAGCAACCGGGCAATGAGCCTGCAGTCTGAGTTTGCCAAATTAGGGGTAGAAATTCAGTTGCAGGACGATTTGATGATTGTAAAAGGGATGCAGGAGGGGACTCAGTTACATCCATTAAAAGCTGCGACTGTTCATTCTCATCATGATCATAGGATTGCGATGGCAACGGCGGTAGCTGCGTTGAAAGCAACTGGTCCGGTAACAATAGAAGCGGCAGATGCCATCAATAAATCTTACCCTGATTTTTTTATGCACTTGCAACAATTAAGTGTAGATTTAAACATAACCGAAAACTAA
- a CDS encoding bifunctional 3-deoxy-7-phosphoheptulonate synthase/chorismate mutase type II gives MEQTLQQEANIQTVLAKRPLIISGPCSAETEEQVLATATRLAATGKVDILRAGIWKPRTRPGSFEGVGTKGLPWLQKAKELSGLPVAVEVATGKQVEDALHFGVDVLWIGARTTVNPFSVQDVADALKGVDVPVLIKNPINPDLELWIGAAERVAKAGIKHIGLIHRGFSSYGNTEYRNAPMWHLAIEMKRRFPEMLMINDPSHICGRRDILQEVAQKAIDLDFDGLIVESHIDPDNAWSDAKQQITPEVLSQMIDQMIWRKEDIISEELHVQMDKMRAQINQLDDELMQLLGQRMKVADKIGQYKKENNITILQTNRWNAILERAFVKGAQLGLSQEFITKYFDAVHMESINHQNKIMNA, from the coding sequence ATGGAACAGACATTACAACAGGAAGCCAATATTCAAACCGTTTTAGCAAAGCGCCCTTTAATTATTTCCGGGCCTTGCAGTGCTGAGACAGAAGAACAGGTACTAGCAACTGCCACCCGATTGGCAGCTACAGGGAAAGTAGATATTTTAAGAGCAGGTATCTGGAAACCCAGAACCCGTCCGGGAAGTTTTGAAGGCGTAGGAACTAAGGGATTGCCTTGGTTGCAAAAAGCAAAAGAGTTAAGTGGTTTGCCTGTTGCTGTTGAGGTGGCTACTGGGAAACAGGTAGAAGATGCTTTGCATTTTGGGGTTGATGTATTGTGGATTGGAGCCAGAACAACAGTAAACCCTTTCAGTGTTCAGGATGTTGCCGATGCATTGAAAGGAGTGGATGTGCCTGTATTAATTAAAAACCCGATTAATCCTGATCTTGAATTATGGATTGGGGCAGCTGAAAGGGTTGCTAAGGCGGGTATTAAGCATATTGGTTTGATTCACAGAGGATTTAGTTCTTATGGAAATACGGAATACCGCAATGCACCAATGTGGCATCTGGCAATTGAAATGAAAAGACGTTTTCCTGAAATGCTGATGATTAATGACCCTTCACATATTTGCGGACGTCGTGACATTTTACAGGAAGTAGCACAAAAAGCAATTGACCTCGATTTTGACGGACTAATTGTAGAAAGTCATATTGATCCGGATAATGCGTGGAGCGATGCAAAGCAGCAGATTACACCTGAAGTTCTGAGCCAGATGATTGATCAGATGATTTGGAGAAAAGAAGACATTATTTCAGAAGAACTGCATGTGCAAATGGATAAGATGAGAGCACAAATTAATCAGTTGGATGATGAGCTAATGCAATTGTTGGGACAAAGAATGAAAGTAGCAGATAAAATTGGTCAGTATAAAAAAGAAAACAATATCACCATTTTGCAGACCAATCGCTGGAATGCTATTCTTGAAAGAGCTTTTGTAAAAGGAGCGCAGCTGGGTTTGAGTCAGGAGTTTATTACTAAGTATTTTGATGCTGTTCATATGGAAAGTATCAATCACCAGAATAAAATCATGAACGCCTAG
- a CDS encoding DUF952 domain-containing protein produces the protein MKGEFIYHITTQTQWEEAKQKGFYEADTLASEGFMHCSTEDQVAGVLDRYYQGRTGLVKLTIQKDKVERPLIFELAGSINELFPHIHGQLNLDAVVAVTPI, from the coding sequence ATGAAAGGAGAATTTATCTATCATATTACTACGCAGACCCAATGGGAAGAAGCTAAGCAAAAGGGATTTTATGAAGCAGATACTCTTGCTTCTGAAGGATTTATGCATTGCAGCACAGAAGATCAGGTTGCTGGGGTACTTGATCGATACTATCAGGGCAGGACTGGTCTGGTAAAACTTACCATACAAAAAGACAAGGTAGAAAGACCCCTTATTTTTGAATTGGCAGGATCTATTAACGAATTGTTCCCACATATCCATGGCCAATTGAACTTGGATGCTGTGGTTGCCGTTACTCCTATTTAA